The proteins below come from a single Tolypothrix sp. PCC 7712 genomic window:
- a CDS encoding plasmid partition protein ParG has translation MEEKKKPGRPSTNKDDPVYVRARVPRELHKSFKLACTEDDLVMEDVVRDLIKDWLTRRGKKNSA, from the coding sequence ATGGAGGAAAAGAAAAAACCAGGAAGACCATCAACCAATAAAGATGACCCTGTTTATGTCCGTGCCAGAGTGCCACGAGAACTACACAAATCTTTTAAGCTTGCTTGCACGGAAGATGATTTGGTTATGGAAGATGTAGTCAGGGATTTGATTAAAGACTGGCTTACAAGAAGAGGCAAGAAAAATTCAGCTTAA